One region of Xylanimonas ulmi genomic DNA includes:
- a CDS encoding SDR family NAD(P)-dependent oxidoreductase, with protein MNPLTRFRLDDRVVVLTGASSGLGLGFAHALAAVGAHLVLVARRGDRLAALAADLASAGARAVTHVADVRDPGQCRGAAAAAVERFGRIDVLVNNAGVGGSTPSSRETESGFRAVLDVNLHGTFWMAQACAPHMPRGSVIVNVASVLGHIAPRFPQAAYAASKAGVLGLTRDLAQEWSARKGIRVNALCPGYFASEMTAQDDAQLREMVDRESMLGRFGEQHELDTALVFLASPASSYMTGASLLVDGGMSAL; from the coding sequence GTGAACCCACTGACCCGCTTCCGTCTCGACGACCGCGTCGTGGTCCTGACCGGCGCGAGCTCCGGACTCGGGCTCGGCTTCGCGCACGCGCTCGCCGCCGTCGGCGCGCACCTGGTCCTGGTCGCGCGCCGCGGCGACCGCCTCGCCGCCCTCGCCGCGGACCTGGCCTCCGCGGGCGCGCGGGCGGTCACCCACGTGGCCGACGTGCGCGACCCCGGTCAGTGCCGCGGGGCCGCGGCCGCCGCCGTCGAGCGCTTCGGGCGGATCGACGTCCTGGTCAACAACGCGGGCGTCGGCGGCTCGACCCCGTCCTCGCGCGAGACGGAGAGCGGGTTCCGCGCGGTGCTCGACGTCAACCTGCACGGGACCTTCTGGATGGCGCAGGCGTGCGCGCCGCACATGCCGCGCGGCTCGGTGATCGTCAACGTCGCGAGCGTCCTGGGACACATCGCCCCACGCTTCCCCCAGGCGGCGTACGCGGCGAGCAAGGCGGGCGTCCTCGGCCTGACGCGCGACCTCGCTCAGGAGTGGTCGGCGCGCAAGGGCATCCGCGTCAACGCGCTGTGCCCCGGGTACTTCGCCAGCGAGATGACGGCGCAGGACGACGCGCAACTGCGCGAGATGGTCGACCGCGAGAGCATGCTGGGCCGGTTCGGCGAGCAGCACGAGCTCGACACCGCGCTTGTCTTCCTCGCCTCCCCGGCGTCGTCGTACATGACCGGCGCGTCGCTCCTCGTCGACGGCGGGATGTCCGCGCTGTAA
- a CDS encoding SDR family NAD(P)-dependent oxidoreductase — protein MRVHGKVALVTGGASGLGLATVTRLAADGARVVAVDLASADRSALDALGDAVRFAAADVTDEAAVTRAVGLANEDGRLAVAVNCAGVGAAHRTVTRQGPFPLAEFSRVVTVNLVGTFNVIRLAASAMAANDPDGEERGVVVNTASVAAFDGQIGQAAYSASKAGVAGMTLPIARDLAPLLIRVVTIAPGLFDTPMLGGLPDDVRASLGAQVPHPSRLGTAAEYADLVAAIVANPMLNGETIRLDGAIRMAPR, from the coding sequence ATGAGGGTTCACGGCAAGGTCGCGCTGGTCACGGGAGGCGCTTCGGGGCTGGGGCTGGCGACCGTGACGCGGTTGGCCGCGGACGGCGCGCGCGTGGTCGCCGTCGACCTGGCGTCGGCCGACCGGTCGGCGCTCGACGCGCTGGGCGACGCGGTCCGGTTCGCCGCCGCGGACGTCACGGATGAGGCGGCGGTCACGCGCGCCGTCGGGCTCGCCAACGAGGACGGCCGCCTGGCGGTCGCGGTCAACTGCGCCGGAGTCGGCGCGGCGCACCGGACCGTCACGCGGCAGGGGCCCTTCCCGCTGGCCGAGTTCTCCCGGGTGGTCACCGTCAACCTGGTCGGCACGTTCAACGTCATCCGGCTCGCGGCGTCGGCGATGGCAGCCAACGACCCCGACGGCGAGGAGCGTGGCGTCGTCGTCAACACCGCGTCGGTCGCGGCCTTCGACGGTCAGATCGGCCAGGCGGCCTACTCGGCCTCGAAGGCGGGTGTCGCCGGCATGACGCTGCCCATCGCGCGAGACCTGGCGCCGCTGCTCATCCGCGTGGTCACGATCGCACCCGGCCTGTTCGACACCCCGATGCTCGGCGGGCTGCCCGACGACGTGCGGGCCTCGCTCGGCGCGCAGGTGCCGCACCCGAGCCGGCTGGGCACGGCCGCCGAGTACGCCGACCTGGTGGCCGCGATCGTCGCCAACCCGATGCTCAACGGGGAGACGATCCGGCTCGACGGCGCGATCCGGATGGCGCCGCGCTGA
- a CDS encoding TetR/AcrR family transcriptional regulator, with amino-acid sequence MTSANDAPAADWRTYSPLRLSPILRATLAQVVEHGYDATSVRSIAREVGVTVPALYYHFENKQAILAALLDHAMTIVTTHVEAALAEAGDDPTRQLSAVVEAISLYMAHHRDLAFLDSERRALVAENRTRYIEHRDRVEQRVRMIIERGVDAGVFRTADPETCGRAILSMCQGIAGWYRPEGPDAPDIVARRYVAIALAAAGCVTTV; translated from the coding sequence ATGACCTCCGCGAACGACGCGCCCGCAGCGGACTGGCGGACGTATTCCCCGCTGCGCCTGTCCCCCATCCTGCGCGCGACGCTCGCGCAGGTGGTCGAGCACGGCTACGACGCGACGAGCGTGCGCTCGATCGCGCGTGAGGTCGGCGTCACGGTGCCCGCGCTCTACTACCACTTCGAGAACAAGCAGGCGATCCTCGCCGCGCTCCTGGACCACGCCATGACGATCGTGACCACGCACGTCGAGGCCGCCCTCGCCGAGGCGGGCGACGACCCGACGCGCCAGCTCAGCGCCGTCGTCGAGGCGATCTCGCTGTACATGGCCCACCACCGTGACCTCGCGTTCCTCGACTCCGAGCGGCGCGCGCTGGTCGCGGAGAACCGGACGCGCTACATCGAGCACCGCGACCGCGTCGAGCAGCGCGTGCGCATGATCATCGAGCGCGGCGTCGACGCGGGCGTATTCCGCACCGCGGACCCCGAGACCTGCGGTCGGGCCATCTTGTCGATGTGCCAGGGCATCGCCGGCTGGTACCGCCCCGAGGGACCCGACGCGCCCGACATCGTCGCGCGACGCTACGTCGCGATCGCGCTCGCCGCGGCGGGATGCGTCACGACGGTCTGA